In Oceanidesulfovibrio indonesiensis, the sequence GAAAACCGGGTGCGATGCTTCTTCCAGACCCGGGAAGGCGGCGCGAGCGCGGAGCCGTTCGCCGCGGGCAACATCTCCTTGTCTGTGGGCGACGACCCGGCCGCCGTGCGCGCCAACCGCAAGGCCCTGCAAAGGCGGCTCAGCTTCGCCCATTGGCAGGAAGCCCGCCAGGTGCACGGCGTGGACGTGCTTCTGGACCCGCCGCCCAGCGACATCGAACAGGACGGCAAGGCCGAGGCGGACGGCCTCGCCACCACCGAGCCGGGACGGGCTCTGGTGGTAAAAACCGCGGACTGCCAGCCCCTGTTCATTGCGCACACCGGCGGGGACTTCGTGGCCGCATTACACGTGGGTTGGCGGGGCAACGTGCAGGAGTTCCCCAAATCCGCCGTGGCCGCGCTGTGCGACCATTACCAGGTGCCCCCGGACAACCTGACTGCGGTCCGAGGCCCATCCCTCGGTCCCGGCGCCAGCGAGTTCACCGGCTTCGACACCGAATTCGGTCCGGACTACGAGCAGTATCTGAACCGCGACACCATGCGCGTCGATCTGTGGCGGCTGACGCGGGACCAGCTCATTGACGCCGGCCTGCGGCCGGAGCGGTTATTCGGGCTGGACCTGTGCACCTGTTCGCTTCGGCGTAGTTTCTTTTCATACCGGGCGGAGAAGACTTGCGGCAGGCAAGCCAGTCTGATCTGGTTGATTTAGCGGCGAACGCCTGGGAGGCAAGAAGTAAACACGTACGCCTCAAATCACCATAAACTGAACGGGTTGTGAAAAATCAATACCGATATACGTTTTCTCTTTTTCGTGACTACGCACTAATTTTCGGGTAACTTTGCAGTAAATTCCGTAATTGCCTGTTCTGAACCGCTTTGAAAAGGAGTCGCCATGGTTGCGGAAAGTCTTCTCGACCTGCGAAAATTCGTGACTCCCGAGTTCATTTTCGGCGTCGGCGCTGCGTCTCTTGCCGGCCGGTATGTGCACAATCTGAGCGCGCGCAAGCCCCTCGTGGTCAGCGACCCCGGCGTCATGGCCAGCGGCTGGATGGATCGTGTCTGTCAAAGCCTCGACGAATACGGTATCCGGTACTCCCTGTTCGTGGACGTCAGTCCCAACCCGCGTGACACCCAGGTCATGGCCGGGGCCGCCCGGTATGAGGAAAAAGGATGCGACTCCATCGTCGCCGTGGGCGGCGGCAGCGCCATGGACCTCGCCAAGGGCGTGGGCATCGTCCACTCCAACCAGCAACACATCCTGGAGTTCGAAGGCGCGGACAACGTGCTCCTGCCGGGCCCGCCCCTGGTTTGCATTCCCACCACGGCGGGGAGTTCGGCGGACGTCTCGCAATTCACCATCATCACCGACACAACGCGCAATGTGAAGATCGCCATCGTCTCCAAAACCGTGGTGCCGGACGCGGCGCTCATCGATCCTGAGCTGACCACGACGATGGACAGCGAACTCACGGCGCACACCGGGCTGGATGCGCTCACCCACGCCATCGAAGCGTACGTCTCCAACGCCAACTCGCCGGTCACCGACCTCTTCGCTCTGGAAGCCATCCGGCGCATCAACAGATTCCTTCCGGCGGCCTTGGAGCGCGGCTATGATCTGGAAGCCCGCGCCGGCATGATGCTCGGCTCCATGTACGCCGGCATCGCATTTTCCAACGCCATCCTCGGCGCGGTGCACGCCATGGCCCACAGCCTGGGCGGTCTCAAGGATCTGCCCCACGGCGTGTGCAACGCCGTGCTGCTGGACCATGTCGTCAACTTCAATTTCGACGCGGCACGGGAACGCTACCTGGAGGTCGGCAGGGCCATGGGCGCAGAGTTGGCCCCCGGCATGTCCCCGGAGGCAGAAAAAAACGCCGTGCTGGACGCCGTGCGAAAGCTGAAGCGCAAGGCCGGCGTGAACGTCCGGCTCTCGGATCTCGGAGTGACGACGGAAGACCTCGCCCCGCTTGCGCGACATGCGGCTTCCGATCCATGTCTGGCGACCAACCCTGCAACGGCGTCGGCCGAGGAACTCGAACAGCTCTATGCGCAGGCGCTCTGACCAGACTCCCCCCTGCCCCGCCCCGGACACGCTGCGGGACAAGCTCATAGGACTGGGCGAACGCTCCATCCGCAAGAGCTACTACCCGGAGCTGCAACGCCGCATCTTCGAGCTGGAGCGTTTCCGCGCGTTACTGGACCAGAGCAACGAGGCCATCTTCCTGGCCTCTGCGGAAAGCGGCCTGGTGGTGGACTGCAACTACTCGGCGTCCCGCCTGCTGGGGCGTCCCCCGGAAGAGATCAACGACAAGCCTTTCTCCTCCATTCTCCGACCAATCACCGAAGCGCAGATCGACCGCCGTCTTGCCAAGGTCGGCGACTCCAGCCGGTTGCTGGACGCCATCGAGACCGATGTGGAACGCGAGGATGGCATCGTACCCGTGGAATTTTCCCTGCGCATAGTGCGCATGGGCGAGGAGACATACGTGGTGGCCGTGGCCCGCGACATAACGGACCGCAAGCGCGCCGAGGAAGAACTGGCCGCCATGAACCGCCGGCTCGAGGAGCTCGTGGAAGAGCGCACTCTGGATCTGGAAGCCAAGGCCAGGGAGCTCGAATCGGCCAACCGCCGCCTCCAGCAGCTCGACGCCCTGAAGTCGAGCTTCCTGTCCGCCGTGTCGCACGACCTGCGAACGCCTCTCACGTCCATTCAGGGCTTTGCCAAGATCATCGAACGCGACTTCAACCGAACGTTCAGGGGCATGGTTGCCGGCGACCTGCACACGAAACGCCGCGCCAAGCGCATAGGCGACAACCTCTCCATCATCAACGAGGAAACGCAGCGGCTTACGCGGCTCATCTCGGACCTGCTCGATATCTCCAAGATCGAATCCGGCACCATCGTGTGGAAGGACGAACTCATTGAACTTGCCGCGCTGGCGGAACGCGCTGTGGATTCCGTGAGGTTCAAGGCGGCGAGTCAGCGGAGCCGACTGAAGACTGAAATACCACCAAAGCTGCCTTTGCTGGAGGCTGACCCGGACAGGATCATGCAGGTGCTGATCAACCTGCTGGACAACGCCATCAAATTCTCGCCCGGCGGCACGGTGCAGCTCCGTGCGCACGAGGACAACGAGGGCCGGTCCATCCGCATATCCGTGGAAGACACCGGACCAGGCATTCCCGAGAACGAACTTTCCGCCATTTTCGAGACGTTCCACCAGGCCAGACACGGCGACGCCATGCCCAAAGGCGTGGACCGCGGCACCGGACTCGGTCTGTCCATCTGCCGGCAGATTGTGGAGCACTACGGCGGCGCCATCTGGGCCGAATCCGTTCTCGGCCACGGCGCAACCTTCCATGTTCGGTTGCCGGCCGCGGCCTGCTGGTCCCAGAAGGCGTGCGACATGTCCGCCTAGAAAAAGCCCCTTACCGCTGCGGAACGAACCCCATCACCAGGAGAGCGCTATCTCGTTCTCCAGGCACATCTTGTTATGATCCCTGCACGGTTGCACCGGATAGTCGCCCGTGAAGCACGCCAGACAATAATCGTCCGGTTTGGACACGGAGCCGAGAAGCCCCTCGATGCTGAGGTAGTGCAGGCTGTCCAGTCCGATGAACCTGGCGATCTCGTCAATGTCGTTGTAGGCGGCGATGAGCTCGCCCTTGGACGAGAAGTCGATGCCGTAAAAGCAGGGGAAGCGGATGGGCGGACAGGAAACCCGCATATGAATCTCGGCCGCGCCCAGCTCCC encodes:
- a CDS encoding polyphenol oxidase family protein, with translation MDVTGIPFVFPGLENRVRCFFQTREGGASAEPFAAGNISLSVGDDPAAVRANRKALQRRLSFAHWQEARQVHGVDVLLDPPPSDIEQDGKAEADGLATTEPGRALVVKTADCQPLFIAHTGGDFVAALHVGWRGNVQEFPKSAVAALCDHYQVPPDNLTAVRGPSLGPGASEFTGFDTEFGPDYEQYLNRDTMRVDLWRLTRDQLIDAGLRPERLFGLDLCTCSLRRSFFSYRAEKTCGRQASLIWLI
- a CDS encoding PAS domain-containing sensor histidine kinase, translated to MRRRSDQTPPCPAPDTLRDKLIGLGERSIRKSYYPELQRRIFELERFRALLDQSNEAIFLASAESGLVVDCNYSASRLLGRPPEEINDKPFSSILRPITEAQIDRRLAKVGDSSRLLDAIETDVEREDGIVPVEFSLRIVRMGEETYVVAVARDITDRKRAEEELAAMNRRLEELVEERTLDLEAKARELESANRRLQQLDALKSSFLSAVSHDLRTPLTSIQGFAKIIERDFNRTFRGMVAGDLHTKRRAKRIGDNLSIINEETQRLTRLISDLLDISKIESGTIVWKDELIELAALAERAVDSVRFKAASQRSRLKTEIPPKLPLLEADPDRIMQVLINLLDNAIKFSPGGTVQLRAHEDNEGRSIRISVEDTGPGIPENELSAIFETFHQARHGDAMPKGVDRGTGLGLSICRQIVEHYGGAIWAESVLGHGATFHVRLPAAACWSQKACDMSA
- the ercA gene encoding alcohol dehydrogenase-like regulatory protein ErcA, producing the protein MVAESLLDLRKFVTPEFIFGVGAASLAGRYVHNLSARKPLVVSDPGVMASGWMDRVCQSLDEYGIRYSLFVDVSPNPRDTQVMAGAARYEEKGCDSIVAVGGGSAMDLAKGVGIVHSNQQHILEFEGADNVLLPGPPLVCIPTTAGSSADVSQFTIITDTTRNVKIAIVSKTVVPDAALIDPELTTTMDSELTAHTGLDALTHAIEAYVSNANSPVTDLFALEAIRRINRFLPAALERGYDLEARAGMMLGSMYAGIAFSNAILGAVHAMAHSLGGLKDLPHGVCNAVLLDHVVNFNFDAARERYLEVGRAMGAELAPGMSPEAEKNAVLDAVRKLKRKAGVNVRLSDLGVTTEDLAPLARHAASDPCLATNPATASAEELEQLYAQAL